The following proteins are co-located in the Gavia stellata isolate bGavSte3 chromosome 18, bGavSte3.hap2, whole genome shotgun sequence genome:
- the SOCS1 gene encoding suppressor of cytokine signaling 1 encodes MVAHSKVSADNAVAADPRCLLDPPARDRSQARGYHGPGRPSTVQAQSNTHFRTFRSQADFSSITRASSLLDACGFYWGPLTVSAAHEKLKSEPEGTFLIRDSTQKNCFFAISVKTATGPTSIRINFQTGRFSLDGSKETFDCLFKLLEHYLSSPRKVLVTPLRKVRVQPLQELCRKSIVKTFGRENLNQIPLNPVLKDYLKSFPFQI; translated from the coding sequence ATGGTAGCGCACAGCAAGGTGTCAGCAGATAATGCAGTTGCAGCAGACCCGAGATGTCTACTTGACCCTCCAGCACGGGATCGTTCACAGGCTCGAGGCTACCACGGCCCAGGCCGGCCCAGCACTGTGCAGGCACAGAGCAACACGCACTTCCGAACCTTTCGCTCCCAAGCGGATTTTAGTAGCATCACGCGAGCAAGCAGCCTGCTGGATGCCTGTGGCTTCTACTGGGGACCTCTGACTGTCAGTGCTGCCCACGAGAAGCTGAAGTCTGAGCCTGAGGGCACCTTCCTCATCAGGGACAGCACACAAAAGAATTGCTTCTTTGCCATCAGTGTTAAGACTGCGACTGGGCCCACCAGCATCAGGATAAACTTTCAGACTGGGCGTTTCAGCCTGGATGGCAGCAAAGAGACTTTTGACTGTCTTTTTAAGCTGCTGGAACATTACCTAAGCTCCCCGAGGAAGGTACTGGTTACTCCCCTGCGCAAAGTCCGTGTGCAGCCCCTGCAGGAGCTCTGCCGGAAGAGCATCGTGAAGACTTTTGGAAGAGAGAACTTAAACCAGATCCCGCTCAATCCTGTTTTAAAGGACTATCTGAAATCCTTTCCATTTCAGATATAA